TTCAGAGTACTTGCTTACTTGGATGCCTCTTTTCATTTCCTCTCTGACCAAGGGTTTTGAATGAATGTATACTTGTATTTATGACGACGAAATAATGTTTTTATGCTTCAATTGACTCGTTTCTGACCAATTTCTTGAACTCTTTTAATAGACTGGACTGTGTGTTCTGGGCATTAATGGCCCTTTGGTGCTTTAATCTTTTGAAGGGCAGCTTTAGTTTCAGCGAAAAGCTTTGAGAATAGTTGTGGCAGTAGTGTTTCTGGTGGCTGCCTGatacatgttttttttttggctcaGAATCCTGCTTCTCTTCAATTCTTGATTCATAAAATGGAACTGATtcaccatttttcttttgtttttctctgaGAGGGTACTTCTGGCTGTTGAACTAATTTTCTCAACATATGCAAGAAAATGCCCAGTAAACCTTATTTCTtaacattcattttttactttgttCCTCTCTGATTTTGGAGGAGTTGATTTTCAGGGTGTTTCTTGGATTTGTAGAAGAAACTGTAAGGAGGTGTAGTAGTTCGTTCTCTGCTTGTGTTTTGCCTCAACTTTTGTAAACATATAAGATGGAAAGGGCTGGAAATGATGCTAATGTTGAGCCAGCTAAGGGTAGTGAGAATCCTGTAAACTTTCATGAACCTAATATGTCTTCAGACTGGCATGTACATGGAAATAAGATAACAACTGTATCCATTGGATTGGTCACAATGTGCAATTCAATGGCGGAGCCCTCAGCCTGTGCCTCTGCCCCTATGATAGATTCGTTTGGCCCTCCCATTTGGGACCAGCCTATTAATGGACAGAATTCAGGCTATTGTAATATGAATGTTCAGAATGTTGCTAGCACTTCGAGTAGCCTTGGTGCTGTAAAAGCTGGTATGGGTTGGACGCCAAATGCCATGTTAAGTGAGGGTATGATTCTACCAACTGTTCCTGGGGGAGTTCCTCAGAGCTTGCCTCACTTTCCAGCTGATTCAGCTTTTATAGAGCGAGCAGCCAGATTTTCGTGCTTCAATGGAGGGAATTTTAGTGAAGTTGTGAACCATTTTCCGGCTCCTCACCCTCTCAATCCTCATTCTTGGGGATTGCGGCCAATGCGAGGGCCAGATGAGGTTCTTGGAGGTAATGGATCAAAGGCACTGCTTGGGATGCAATCACAGCGTCATCAATTGCACATGGCTGAAGTTTCCAATGAGGCTTTGATATCTGGAGAGCGTCAGACTGAAGGGAGTCCATTCAAGAATGAgaagaaaagtgaaagtttTATGGCGTCTCATGAAGAAGCGAAAAACGGCATTGATGTCTTTGGTAATCAGTGTGATGAGGCTGAATTTAGTGGAGGTGGTGCTCAAGAGGAGTTGGATCAGGAGTCTTCTGGTAAAGGGCTTGACTTGAAAAAGAGGAAGAGAACTGAACAGGTGGAACAATGTTTATTGTTCTGTTAATTTGATGGAAACCAAAGCCTTCCAGTTATCTTTTCTTCTATAGTCATTTTTCTGTTATTGATCTCAATTGTTTTGGCGTGTcagaaaactgaaaataatgAAGCCCCACAACCATCTATTGAAACAGCTGCTGAAATTAGACAAAAGGGTGATCAAAACCCAGCGTCAACCAGTAACCCTGGGGCCAAGCATGGTAAGCAGGCATCGCAAGGGTCTGACCCGCCCAAGGAAGAATACATACACGTTAGAGCACGCAGAGGCCAGGCAACTAACAGCCACAGTCTTGCTGAAAGGGTGAGGATATTGCGAAAGAGTTTTTgtttgatgcaaaaatatcaCTTAGAATATTGTCGAAATCTATTTATAGGCTATATACCTCAACGGTGAGGAGTGTTTTGTTTGGTCATGAATTTTGATTGTGCATTTATAATGTAGGTAAGGAGAGAGAAGATTAGTGAAAGGATGAAATTCCTTCAGGATCTTGTCCCTGGTTGCAGCAAGGTAAATAGTGTTAGTTAATGCATGTTACcattaataatattcttgTAGTCACTCCTctcatatgttttttttagcAGGTCACTGGTAAAGCTGTTATGTTGGACGAGATCATCAATTATGTGCAATCCCTACAACGTCAGGTCGAGGTATGTGATAAGTATTCCATAGTTTCGTTCATTCTTATTAGAGTTGTATGGTAGCATGACATGTTTTTTAGCCCACGACAACCTCTTTAATAGTGAAAAGTTCTGATATGGAGCTTGGGCTGTTGGAATGACAgtcttgaaaaatatttaaaatggaaaaggaaaatagtTATGAGTTTCTGAGAAGGGGCTTTCCTTGCTGAGAATTTTCATTACTATGTGAAATCATCATGAAAATCACTGAGgtctttgtaattttcaaaaccgtttcattttcttcagttatgaatttgaactttctgcaatttcaattaatttacaaGATCATTGATATAAGTGCATTTCCACTGCATTCAGTTCCTATCAATGAAGCTTGCAACCGTGAATCCACGGATGGACTTAAATATGGAAGGATTACTAGCTAAAGATGTAAGTCTATTTATGCCTCACACATCTGTAGCCATTTGGTATCAAAATTCCATGCTTCTCTATttaaagtaatattaattgaCAACAGGTCCTACAACCTAGAGCTGGTCTCTTATCTTCGCTGGTTTTTCCACCGGATATGCCTATGCCTTTTCCTCCACTGCACCCTCCGCAACCTGGACTAGTCCAGGGTGGTCTTCCTGGAAACTCTTCAGACACACTCCAATCAACTCCTGCCGGCGGGGGGTTTAGAGATCCGACCTCTCAAGTAAGCTTCATGAAAcatctttctttttacatCACTTGCGTAGTTTAATTTCCAAAAGTAGGATCTTCTCTTGGAAATAAGCTTCTTCCACAAATTCTTATACTGACTGGAATTGATATAATTCTGAATCAGCATATGCAGGCATCTCGTCTGTGGGAGGACGAACTTCATAACGTCGTTCACAGTGGTTTCAACTCCAGTCCTCCTCCTAATGGCCAAGAAACAACAGGTATATTAGTAGATAGCTTCTCATGAAAACACATTTTCTAGCCATATAACCTAAACTGCAGTAGTGTTTCTTTTGCAGTTTCCTTACCACTAGGTCACACGAAAGCTGAACCATAAATGTTCGTCGTAGTTTTAACTTTGTTCTTCCGCCTCGCCAGAAGATCATATTCATGGGGATAACAATGCACTTCAATATTTGCCTTTATTATGAGGCTGACAAAGACGGGAATACACCTAGTCCTTATCCGGGGCCTTATCCCTTCCTGAGAAGTCACCATTTGCCATTCTGGTGTTGGAGTTTGGAGGGGCCAAGGCGTAGTAATGAACCATGACTGCTACAATTTGCCATATCCTATGACATGCACCCTGGAATCACATGCCATGCTCAATGAATTTGAAGCTAATAGTTCTTTATCAGAGATAAGTAGCTGCAGTTGACGGAAGAAATGAAGGGTTCATGCAAATTATACCATGGAGAAGCAGAGGAACAAGATTAAACCATCTGATCAACTGCTTCTTCTAGGACTCTTGAAGTATTCttggttaataatttatctttttaaccCAAGGCAATGTAAAGCAAATTGGGCTTACCGAATTCAAAGGTATATGAAGGTCCACTAGTTCTATTTACTACTGATTCACTCCAGTCGGACCTCATCAAAACTAGACATTTCTCACCTCCGCACCTTATACTTAACACTACTGGAATGTTGTGTTTACTTGTTTGTACGTTCTGATCTTTCGACAATACTCAACTGGATTTGAATGTTCTACCAGGGTCATTTGtctaatttcattaaaatgaattatataactttaatCCCAGCCTCTCATAGTAATTGTCTAGAGCGGTCTAAATCCAAGAAACTAATAGATTTTTCCAAATAGatattttcttgaacaaaATGCGTATGGAAGCTGTCAGTGTTAGGCTATGGGGGAAATACATGGGCCTTAAACCTGCAGCACCCCAATCTCTAAACATCGTTGTCAAAGCCCATTTCAAGACCTCTACTTCATCAGCTGTAGCAGCATCTTCTTTTCTTGACTGCTGCCAAAAGAGTACCTACTCATCATGATAGGAAAGACATATACCAGTCGCCACATACCCCAACAATGCACGATAATTTATTGAAGCTATGTTGAAAAAGGAACAAGGTAACAAACATGTTTGGACCCAGCagttgtttttcttggttTCGATCACATCACCATTTTGATAAGAATGCTTACTACCAAAGACGTGTCTCTTTTGTCCACCTAACATTCTAGTTCATGATTATTGCATCCAACTTGTTATAGCCTATAGGTACTTGCTAGAACCGGCGCGCGACACACAAGTGGAGATATAGTAGCTTTTGTTTCAGAATTTTCCTCCCAGATGATACACATCATTGCAAAGATTTTCAGTTGCAACAGCAGTTAAGAATTTGAACCATGACGATCAGAGCACACAAGAAATCCAAGAATTCACCACGGAAGCCCAAGAAAGAAGCAGTTTCTGTCAGCATCAACGATGAAAAAGAAACCCCTCTGTTGATGCCCAAGAAGATAGAAAGCAGTAGCTTTAGTCATCAAGATTTCAACGGGGCTTCATTTACAGGAGCAGTTTTTAACTTGTCAACCACCATAATTGGTGCTGGTATCATGGCTCTGCCAGCCACCATGAAAGTCCTCGGCCTTGGACTTGGTATTGCTCTCATTGTGTTTGTTGCCGTCCTCACAGAGTTTTCTGTGGGTTTGTTGCTGCGGTTTAGTAAAGCCGGCGGGTCGGCTTCTTATGCCGGAGTTATGGGAGATGCATTTGGAGATGTGGGCCGGAGAATTTTGcaagtttgtgtggtaatcaATAATATCGGAGTGCTAATTGTGTACATGATCATTATTGGTAAGTGTTGGATgattctaaataaatttttcgtTTTCTTTCCCTTATGTCTGCATCATCATGGAAATGTTTGCTCCACTGAATGATCTTTGTGTAATTGTGATTggtttttgattttgaaattttgaaggtGATGTGCTATCTGGATCATCTTCAAGTGGGGTTCATCACGCTGGCATTTTAGAGGGCTGGTTTGGGGAGCACTGGTGGAACGGGCGATTCTTTGTTCTTGTTGTGACCACTCTTGGTGTGTTTACTCCATTGGCATGTTTCAAGCGCATTGGTAGGTAACTAAAAATTGGTTGTTACCAAACTAGAATTTATAAACTGATGGAAAGGAGAAGATATGATCCAGAGATTGTAGATTTtggaattcaattttcttattgttCTTGGATCTCTACTGATTTCAGATAGTATTGTTCAAAACTGATTCCCTGGAATTTGTTCCTGCAGATTCTTTAAGACACACCTCTGCATTGGCAGTTTTTCTggcatttgtttttcttttgattacGGCAACCATTGCTGTGGTTAAATGGCTTCAAGGAACCACTACAATTCCAAGATTTCTCCCTGATGTCACTGACATTAATTCAGTCTGGGCGCTTTTCACTGTTGTTCCTGTTCTCGTGACGGCATATGTCTGCCATTTCAATGGTAAAATTCCCAAGAAAGATGTCTTACATACTCTGAAGAAGTATATAATGTTTGGTTTGATATCTTTActgcaattttaattctttctgTTGAAAGCTTATTCTTGTTTAGGAATTCCCATATAGTCAGATTTAAGCTTGTGTATTTCAATTTGCTGCAGTTCACAGTATTGAAAACGAGCTTGAAGATCGTTCACGGATAAATTCAGTTGTCCGAACATCATTGGCACTATGCTCAATCATATACATCATGACGAGCTTCTTTGGGTTCCTCCTGTTTGGTGATTCGACTCTTGATGATGTGCTGTCCAACTTCGACTCTGATCTTGGCATCCCTTTTAGTTCCCAGCTTAATGATATCGTTCGTGTCAGCTACGCTCTTCATCTCATGCTTGTTTTTCCAGTCATATTCTATCCACTTCGCCTGAACTTGGACGGCTTTCTGTTTCCGTCTTCCATTCCTCTGGTCACTGATAACATTCGGTTTAGCTTGCTCACAGCTGGACTCATTGCTGTAGCCTTCTTAGGTGCAAATTTCATTCCCAGCATTTGGGATGCCTTCCAGTTCACCGGTGCAACAACAGCAGTTTGCATTGGATTCATCTTTCCTGCTGCAATTGCTCTAAGGTATATACCTTTGTATCACTACTATGCACGCTGCAGTTTTGCCGATGATTCTCTGTTTTCTTGCCTGAAACATCAAACTAGACAACTCTTTCAAGTTTCAATTACGTTCGACATGGTTCGTTATTctgaagaatttaaaatgcTACCCACATTAGCTACTAATCAAATCAGGTGTAAACCGTCATATCATATATGAATGCATCAGCATTCTACTCATAATCATATTATGAACTAATGGTTCCCATACAGGTAGCATGGAAACATCTGCAGTTCTAATTATTGGGTTAATTGTAATCTTGATCTCGTCTGACATCTGCTCTCCTTGCTTCAGGGACGCACACGGTATAACTTCTTGGAAGGACAAAACTTTGGCTGTTTTCATGGTTGGTCTAGCCGTATTTGCGAGTCTGGTGGCTATATACAGTGATGCCTATGCCATCTTCAAGAAAAATGCATCCCCTTCGCGTGAATGATTTCACAGGGTGTTgccagcagcagcagcagcagctccCGTAAAAGGCTCAGGCCTAACTCTTGTCCCATGGACGCGAGTTGTATGAGAAAAATGGCTGAAAATGTTATTGCACTGTGTCTTTTGAGGATCTCTGCGTGCACTCTACCATTGAAGTGCTGGTTTAGTTAGTTTTCAATATTCAATGTTGTTTCTGCAGGACGTAAGTATATTATCTTAAACTTGGATAGCTGATATAAACAATCTCTTAAGACCCCATTTACATTCAGGAATTGTGTGATTACTTCCTAACAGTCCAGCCCCTGATTGACAGGAAAGGCCGCTACTGTTCATGGTTTTTATTGTACTTGGTCGATTGTAATCTGTCCTATGCTGGGCAGATTACTAAGGAATTAAAATTCCCTTCGCCAGTTGTATCCTCGTACAACCGCTACTAAGTCTGTCGCATCCCTCATTTTGGCTAAATTTTCTGCCACATCTATTATGATAATTGACATCAGGGAAAGACTTGGTCAAATTTCGATCCCCTGCAACTTTTTGTCATATGGGCATTTGGGCAATCGGTGCAAACTGCCACATTTTGCATGTAATGAAATTTCTTGCGCTGCGACATGCGATGTGTGTTTCTCTTTAGCAAGAAGATGCTGATGCTGCAAGAAAGTAAAATCTATCTGTGTTagaaaatgatattaaaagaGAACTAAAAATTTACCCCTGATGCAAGTGTCCAGTCTAACAGGGCAATTTTCCCATGAAAGTCATTCGTAGAATTATCAGATCTTTTGAGTAGTTCATTAGttaaagcataaaaaatattagggaTAATGATGCAGGTCTTTCAtaaagtttgacataattacttGAACacctataatttgaaaaattatatttagtgcccctgatatttattttggtataataaataaatatctccgtcagtcaaaatttatcgaaataTTGCTGaaactaacaaaatattgaatgcaaattcataattattcgactccaattgatttattactaatttatatatggaTGTTTACAAATAGTTTCTCCAATGAaattccctttcttttttcttttcactaaTTAGATCATATTACTTATAGTAAGGCAGTGAGAagttaaatgaataaataaaaaaattaaattaacattacaaaaatcaaattaaaaaaggaataaaCCAAAAAGATGCTATTCCTTGATATATAGTTGGAGTATATGTGGCACACTCAAAtgtttgtatataataaatttaaattttaaaaaatatttattatttaaaaaatatattaactagattaataaaatatttaaaaatatagaaaataatgaattaaatgagagaagaaaaaggggTGTAGAAgttgagaagaaagaaaatgaaaagttaagaagagagagaaaaattaaaatatattaaaagaaattgataatcCTATAAATTGAAGACACCAATTAAAGGTATAGATAAATGCAGATATATTTCAtctttgttaaaaaaaatggttaaataaataaatactatttctcCATCCAACAATTCAAcgatttgttttcttgatttcatatAGGTTTTTACTTGACAAAAATCCCATATTTTTCAAGCCACCCAAACAAAACAAGGAGAAGTGACAAATTTTAGAAACATTCAtcatctttgttttttaaattttttttctaaactttAACAAGAATTAACAATTgtccacaaaataaaatagcccTTCTCTATACTTTGCTTAAGGCAACTTCTCTTACGTGCAATGTACAAGAAATTCCTGTTCATATTAAATCCGATCAAACCTAAATTtattacacataaatataaCAGTACTTTAAATTTGGTTGGATACAAACAAGGCTGATCTAGGTAAAAGTGTTTTCCCACAATCCACAGCCTTAAATTTGCCTCTCCATTACAACTCTCGTTCCATCCctccccccccacccccaccccccgcGGTTGCTTTCTTGGAACTGGAAACCATGTCGAGCAACAACAATGGAGTCCATGTACTAGTTTTCCCTTTTCCAGCACAAGGCCACATGCTTGCCCTTCTAGATCTAGCTCACCAGCTCTCTCTCCGTGGTTTGACCATTACAGTCTTGGTCACTCCACGAAACCTCCCAATCTTGAACCCACTTCTCTCTGCCAATTCTTCCATCCAAACACTTGTTTTCCCCTTTCCATCCGACCCTTCAATCCCTCCAGACGTGGAGAATCTCAAGGATCTTGGCAACCATGGAAATATGCCCTTCATAGCTGCCCTCAGCAGACTTCAAGATCCTATAATTCAGTGGTTTAAGTCACACAGCAACCCTCCAGTGGCCCTTCTCTCTGATTCGTTTCTTGGATGGACTCATCACTTGGCTAAGCAGCTTGGAATTCCAAGGATTGCTTTTTACTCTCATGGAGCCTTGGCATGTGCTGTTTTTGAACATCTTTGGGCAAACTCTGAGGCTATCAAACCTGGGACTGAGATGAAGTTTCAAGATTTACCGGGGTCGCCGAGTTTTGCTTGGGGCCAGCTTCCATCCCTGTTCCGACGCTACATGGAATTAGTATATCAGAATGAGAAAACAAGTGCTGACTTGATCAAGACTTCAATGATAGCCAATGGTTTGAGTTGGGCCTCTGTGTTCAACAATTTTGAGGCCTTGGAGAATGAGTTCATGGAATACTTGAGAAGGAAAACGGGTCATCCCTGTGTTTACAGTGTTGGCCCGCTCAATATGGTGGATGGGTCCGAGAAGTTGCAGGTAAGTGATGAGAAGTGCGACTCTAATGATGGTGTTTTCCGTTGGCTTGATCAATGCGCGGGTGGGTCTGTTTTGTATGTCTGTTTTGGGAGCCAAAAGTTTCTCAAGAAGGCTCAAATGGAGGCCCTGGCTATTGGGCTTGAGAGGAGTGGTGTCCGATTCATTTGGGTCGTGAAGCCTTTGACGGCACAACAAGTGGAGGATGGGTATGGATCAGTACCCGATGGGTTCGAGGGTCGGGTTATGGACCGAGGTTTTGTTATAAAGGGATGGGCGCCACAAACATTGATACTAAGTCATCAAGCAGTATGTGGATTCCTGAGCCACTGTGGATGGAACTCAGTGTTGGAAGCAACAGCAGCCGGTGTAATGATATTGGGTTGGCCTATGGAAGCAGACCAATTTCTGAATGCTAAGCTGCTGGTGGATTACAAGGGTGCTGCAGTTCAAGTGTGTGAGGGCAGGGATACAGTCCCCGACACAACTGAGCTGGCTCGAAAGATCGCAGAATCAATGAATGGAGATACAGTAGAGAGAGTCAGAGCAAAGGAACTGAGAAACAAGGCCTTGGAAGCAATTAAGGTTGGTGGGAGTTCCACCAGAGGTTTGGATGGGTTTGTTCAAGAACTAGCCAAACTTCAAGTGACAAATGCTTGATCATAACAAATCCAGGCAAGACTGCAATAGACACCCCACTTCATGGGGAACCAATTCATGTGAAATTTAAGCATGTTGGTATTGTATTGCGCCATTCCTAAAATCAAAAGTTTCTGCACAGAGCAAATAAACTATTACCCGATGTAAACAACCACTTGAAACAGAGGAAAACATCATATTTACAAAAACTAAGGGTGACATTTTATCATTAGGTAGCGTCACTGAGAAAGCGAAAGGCTGCCAAAGTGTGGTGTAAGTTTCATGTGCaacaataactaaaaaatcTTGCATCTTGAAAAACTCTTCCTCCTGCACAGAGAGAGTAAGTGAAATGCCAGTAGCATTCTCATGCTTGAAAAGAACAACAGCAGGAAATCTACATGAGCAAAGACACACAGTGGTTGTACCCATTAGAGGTATTGCAGCTCTGGGGCTCACTAATTGAACTTTGTGCTGCAGCAATATCATGAACTTGCAGATCGCGAACATGTATATACACAAGTAAAGCGAAAATAAGCTGGCTAGAGAAAGTTTTCATATTAGTTAACATCATAGATAGTCTATAACCTAGAGAACATAGTCCACATCTCTCGCTAGAGAACTTAAGATGGATAATGTAAAGCTCAGAACTGTCACCTATTTGTGTCCAGCTGCAACAGGTGTGCATTTGTAGAAGTCATTGAACTTCCAGGAAAAACgttgcaaattttttattactccATTTCAAGCAAATATTATGTCAAAAGGAGTAAAATGCCAGTgcacatttttatattcataatattacttttttacaccaaaaaaaattgttattacaCCCCAATAATGAAAACATCAGTAAAGATCATACCTGATACAGCATAAGTGGTAGAAAGCTGTGATGAGAAGGAATCTGTCTGCCTGATATCTACAAAGACCTGGGAACTGTCCTATGTACAATCAAGTTTCCGGACGAGGACTTTCTCAatgaaattcaatatagaGGAACTGATTTGACAAGGTTCTCTTAAATCCTGGACAGTATGAAACAA
The window above is part of the Sesamum indicum cultivar Zhongzhi No. 13 linkage group LG2, S_indicum_v1.0, whole genome shotgun sequence genome. Proteins encoded here:
- the LOC105156457 gene encoding transcription factor bHLH49 isoform X2 gives rise to the protein MERAGNDANVEPAKGSENPVNFHEPNMSSDWHVHGNKITTVSIGLVTMCNSMAEPSACASAPMIDSFGPPIWDQPINGQNSGYCNMNVQNVASTSSSLGAVKAGMGWTPNAMLSEGMILPTVPGGVPQSLPHFPADSAFIERAARFSCFNGGNFSEVVNHFPAPHPLNPHSWGLRPMRGPDEVLGGNGSKALLGMQSQRHQLHMAEVSNEALISGERQTEGSPFKNEKKSESFMASHEEAKNGIDVFGNQCDEAEFSGGGAQEELDQESSGKGLDLKKRKRTEQKTENNEAPQPSIETAAEIRQKGDQNPASTSNPGAKHGKQASQGSDPPKEEYIHVRARRGQATNSHSLAERVRREKISERMKFLQDLVPGCSKVTGKAVMLDEIINYVQSLQRQVEFLSMKLATVNPRMDLNMEGLLAKDVLQPRAGLLSSLVFPPDMPMPFPPLHPPQPGLVQGGLPGNSSDTLQSTPAGGGFRDPTSQHMQASRLWEDELHNVVHSGFNSSPPPNGQETTVFLLQFPYH
- the LOC105156457 gene encoding transcription factor bHLH49 isoform X4, which gives rise to MERAGNDANVEPAKGSENPVNFHEPNMSSDWHVHGNKITTVSIGLVTMCNSMAEPSACASAPMIDSFGPPIWDQPINGQNSGYCNMNVQNVASTSSSLGAVKAGMGWTPNAMLSEGMILPTVPGGVPQSLPHFPADSAFIERAARFSCFNGGNFSEVVNHFPAPHPLNPHSWGLRPMRGPDEVLGGNGSKALLGMQSQRHQLHMAEVSNEALISGERQTEGSPFKNEKKSESFMASHEEAKNGIDVFGNQCDEAEFSGGGAQEELDQESSGKGLDLKKRKRTEQKTENNEAPQPSIETAAEIRQKGDQNPASTSNPGAKHGKQASQGSDPPKEEYIHVRARRGQATNSHSLAERVRREKISERMKFLQDLVPGCSKVTGKAVMLDEIINYVQSLQRQVEFLSMKLATVNPRMDLNMEGLLAKDVLQPRAGLLSSLVFPPDMPMPFPPLHPPQPGLVQGGLPGNSSDTLQSTPAGGGFRDPTSQASRLWEDELHNVVHSGFNSSPPPNGQETTVFLLQFPYH
- the LOC105156457 gene encoding transcription factor bHLH49 isoform X3; translated protein: MERAGNDANVEPAKGSENPVNFHEPNMSSDWHVHGNKITTVSIGLVTMCNSMAEPSACASAPMIDSFGPPIWDQPINGQNSGYCNMNVQNVASTSSSLGAVKAGMGWTPNAMLSEGMILPTVPGGVPQSLPHFPADSAFIERAARFSCFNGGNFSEVVNHFPAPHPLNPHSWGLRPMRGPDEVLGGNGSKALLGMQSQRHQLHMAEVSNEALISGERQTEGSPFKNEKKSESFMASHEEAKNGIDVFGNQCDEAEFSGGGAQEELDQESSGKGLDLKKRKRTEQKTENNEAPQPSIETAAEIRQKGDQNPASTSNPGAKHGKQASQGSDPPKEEYIHVRARRGQATNSHSLAERVRREKISERMKFLQDLVPGCSKVTGKAVMLDEIINYVQSLQRQVEFLSMKLATVNPRMDLNMEGLLAKDVLQPRAGLLSSLVFPPDMPMPFPPLHPPQPGLVQGGLPGNSSDTLQSTPAGGGFRDPTSQASRLWEDELHNVVHSGFNSSPPPNGQETTVSLPLGHTKAEP
- the LOC105156457 gene encoding transcription factor bHLH49 isoform X1, giving the protein MERAGNDANVEPAKGSENPVNFHEPNMSSDWHVHGNKITTVSIGLVTMCNSMAEPSACASAPMIDSFGPPIWDQPINGQNSGYCNMNVQNVASTSSSLGAVKAGMGWTPNAMLSEGMILPTVPGGVPQSLPHFPADSAFIERAARFSCFNGGNFSEVVNHFPAPHPLNPHSWGLRPMRGPDEVLGGNGSKALLGMQSQRHQLHMAEVSNEALISGERQTEGSPFKNEKKSESFMASHEEAKNGIDVFGNQCDEAEFSGGGAQEELDQESSGKGLDLKKRKRTEQKTENNEAPQPSIETAAEIRQKGDQNPASTSNPGAKHGKQASQGSDPPKEEYIHVRARRGQATNSHSLAERVRREKISERMKFLQDLVPGCSKVTGKAVMLDEIINYVQSLQRQVEFLSMKLATVNPRMDLNMEGLLAKDVLQPRAGLLSSLVFPPDMPMPFPPLHPPQPGLVQGGLPGNSSDTLQSTPAGGGFRDPTSQHMQASRLWEDELHNVVHSGFNSSPPPNGQETTVSLPLGHTKAEP
- the LOC105156458 gene encoding probable sodium-coupled neutral amino acid transporter 6, with protein sequence MTIRAHKKSKNSPRKPKKEAVSVSINDEKETPLLMPKKIESSSFSHQDFNGASFTGAVFNLSTTIIGAGIMALPATMKVLGLGLGIALIVFVAVLTEFSVGLLLRFSKAGGSASYAGVMGDAFGDVGRRILQVCVVINNIGVLIVYMIIIGDVLSGSSSSGVHHAGILEGWFGEHWWNGRFFVLVVTTLGVFTPLACFKRIDSLRHTSALAVFLAFVFLLITATIAVVKWLQGTTTIPRFLPDVTDINSVWALFTVVPVLVTAYVCHFNVHSIENELEDRSRINSVVRTSLALCSIIYIMTSFFGFLLFGDSTLDDVLSNFDSDLGIPFSSQLNDIVRVSYALHLMLVFPVIFYPLRLNLDGFLFPSSIPLVTDNIRFSLLTAGLIAVAFLGANFIPSIWDAFQFTGATTAVCIGFIFPAAIALRDAHGITSWKDKTLAVFMVGLAVFASLVAIYSDAYAIFKKNASPSRE
- the LOC105156459 gene encoding UDP-glycosyltransferase 89A2 — protein: MSSNNNGVHVLVFPFPAQGHMLALLDLAHQLSLRGLTITVLVTPRNLPILNPLLSANSSIQTLVFPFPSDPSIPPDVENLKDLGNHGNMPFIAALSRLQDPIIQWFKSHSNPPVALLSDSFLGWTHHLAKQLGIPRIAFYSHGALACAVFEHLWANSEAIKPGTEMKFQDLPGSPSFAWGQLPSLFRRYMELVYQNEKTSADLIKTSMIANGLSWASVFNNFEALENEFMEYLRRKTGHPCVYSVGPLNMVDGSEKLQVSDEKCDSNDGVFRWLDQCAGGSVLYVCFGSQKFLKKAQMEALAIGLERSGVRFIWVVKPLTAQQVEDGYGSVPDGFEGRVMDRGFVIKGWAPQTLILSHQAVCGFLSHCGWNSVLEATAAGVMILGWPMEADQFLNAKLLVDYKGAAVQVCEGRDTVPDTTELARKIAESMNGDTVERVRAKELRNKALEAIKVGGSSTRGLDGFVQELAKLQVTNA